In Bacillus toyonensis BCT-7112, a single window of DNA contains:
- a CDS encoding thioredoxin family protein, which produces MKANHTKEVLIMNLQQWADKGMSFDTYVNEMKVNQYELLHIYNNFLIPNELLPVLEERQNDGWRVIVLTADWCGDALLCVPVMKRISEVANIDMSLLIRDENLELMDQYLTNGTARAIPIFIFIDKDGNEQAVFGPRAPKVQELVTSMRATLPEKEDPTFEEKQKEMYANFRATLADDTSLWEHVMESMIEKIVK; this is translated from the coding sequence ATAAAAGCAAATCATACTAAAGAGGTGTTAATTATGAACTTACAACAATGGGCTGATAAAGGTATGTCCTTTGATACATATGTAAATGAAATGAAAGTAAACCAATATGAGCTATTACATATTTACAATAACTTTTTAATTCCAAATGAATTACTCCCAGTTTTAGAAGAACGCCAAAATGATGGCTGGCGTGTTATCGTATTAACAGCCGACTGGTGCGGAGATGCTCTTTTATGCGTACCTGTTATGAAACGAATTTCTGAAGTTGCAAATATTGATATGAGCTTATTAATTCGTGATGAAAACTTAGAATTAATGGATCAATACTTAACAAATGGAACAGCACGTGCAATTCCAATCTTTATTTTCATTGATAAAGACGGAAATGAACAAGCTGTCTTTGGACCACGCGCTCCAAAAGTACAAGAATTAGTAACTTCAATGCGCGCTACATTGCCTGAAAAAGAAGATCCAACATTTGAAGAAAAACAGAAAGAAATGTATGCTAATTTCCGTGCTACATTAGCTGATGATACTTCTCTTTGGGAACATGTAATGGAAAGTATGATTGAAAAAATAGTAAAATAA
- a CDS encoding SRPBCC family protein, translating into MSFAIEIVIPAPIDVVFDYVHNDEKILEWSTFMVENRYPSNIDVEKPREGDKYISVQKMGKKIYEFEAEILEYDEPYIVSVGCEMKQGYTAATYMLEEDEEGTSLTLIVEFEPKNFIYKIMYKLTGWMTRAVYMGEMERLAECVDVAYSQKKRL; encoded by the coding sequence GTGAGTTTTGCAATAGAGATAGTAATTCCGGCACCAATTGATGTTGTGTTTGATTATGTACATAATGACGAGAAAATACTAGAATGGAGTACCTTTATGGTAGAAAATAGGTATCCTTCAAATATAGATGTTGAAAAACCTCGTGAAGGTGATAAATATATATCTGTGCAAAAAATGGGGAAGAAAATATATGAATTTGAGGCGGAAATTTTAGAGTATGATGAACCGTATATCGTATCAGTTGGATGTGAAATGAAACAAGGTTATACTGCTGCAACTTATATGTTAGAAGAGGATGAAGAAGGTACATCGCTTACTTTAATCGTAGAATTTGAACCGAAGAACTTTATATATAAGATTATGTACAAGTTGACTGGCTGGATGACGCGTGCGGTATATATGGGTGAGATGGAGCGTTTAGCAGAGTGCGTAGATGTTGCATATTCTCAGAAAAAAAGATTATGA
- a CDS encoding regulatory YrvL family protein: protein MSEEDKFSNLSLKDRTIVISFVVFILITFFTFTFTFIFFVYVGIFQITGIEYSSRTAILLFFLLILLLDGITYFIFIFFKSLLQPMMTSMPNWLSIALLSIIEITLDWFVIHTADDWIESVQMSNIAELCVALFLYTLNILFSDKKE, encoded by the coding sequence GTGAGTGAGGAAGACAAATTTTCTAATCTCAGTCTAAAAGATAGGACTATCGTTATTAGTTTTGTTGTTTTTATTCTCATTACATTTTTTACATTTACATTTACATTTATATTTTTTGTATATGTAGGAATCTTTCAAATTACGGGTATAGAATACTCATCACGAACAGCTATACTACTCTTTTTTTTACTTATTCTTTTATTAGATGGTATTACATATTTTATATTCATTTTCTTTAAATCGCTCCTACAGCCAATGATGACAAGTATGCCAAATTGGCTCTCAATTGCTCTTCTCTCCATTATTGAAATTACACTAGATTGGTTCGTCATTCATACTGCCGACGACTGGATAGAGAGCGTACAAATGTCCAACATAGCTGAACTATGTGTCGCACTATTCCTTTACACACTAAATATATTATTTAGTGATAAGAAAGAGTAA
- a CDS encoding MarR family winged helix-turn-helix transcriptional regulator, protein MSQNREQLMEELSTNVFAMFRTLRNDIGKIFGGYIPWNEFIVLRILNRTNKEMVSRVANELNVSNSHITAVTEKLINKGFVTRSRSTSDRRVVYLEITEQGKDLVAKMEEAKKRYLQERFSALSEDEMNVMISISQKLI, encoded by the coding sequence TTGTCTCAAAATAGAGAACAATTAATGGAAGAACTATCGACAAATGTTTTTGCGATGTTTCGCACGTTGCGTAATGACATTGGAAAAATATTTGGTGGTTACATACCGTGGAATGAGTTCATCGTCCTTAGAATATTGAATCGTACAAATAAAGAAATGGTATCACGTGTCGCTAATGAGTTAAATGTGTCGAATAGTCATATTACAGCTGTTACAGAAAAATTAATTAATAAAGGTTTCGTAACCCGTTCACGTTCTACATCAGATCGCCGAGTTGTATATTTAGAGATTACAGAACAAGGGAAAGATTTAGTTGCGAAAATGGAAGAGGCGAAAAAACGATACTTACAAGAAAGATTTTCCGCACTTTCAGAAGATGAAATGAATGTAATGATTTCTATTTCCCAAAAACTTATTTAA
- a CDS encoding dicarboxylate/amino acid:cation symporter: MKQTKAILLALFLGLIVGLTLNLAAPSIFEPLNQYVFNPIGQLFIRLIKMLVVPVVFISIVLGAAGLGDPKQLGRIGLKSISFFLVTTAVAISIAVTFALIIKPGTGGNFKTDGLTYEGAKTETSFVDTLLNIVPDNPAKAMADGNMLQIIAFAALIGLGLAVLGKRVQGIHSLLEQGNELMMYLVNLVMKLAPIGTFGLLASSVGKMGLAGVAAMFKYMIVVMLVLIIHGVFIYGGLLKILAKESIIRFFKHFGPVMAIGFSTSSSNASLPFAMKTAQEKLGVPKAISSFVQPLGATINMDGTAIMQGVATVFIAQVYGVELTLAQLAMVVLTAVLASIGTAGVPGVGLVMLTMVLNQVNLPVEGIALIIGIDRILDMSRTAVNISGDAICAMIVAKSEEKYNTDQSAAS; encoded by the coding sequence TTGAAGCAAACAAAAGCGATCTTACTTGCATTGTTTCTTGGTCTAATTGTTGGACTCACTTTAAATTTAGCTGCACCATCTATTTTTGAACCTTTAAATCAATATGTGTTTAACCCAATTGGCCAACTGTTTATTCGACTCATTAAAATGCTAGTTGTTCCTGTTGTATTCATTTCCATCGTACTAGGGGCTGCTGGTCTTGGAGATCCGAAACAACTTGGAAGAATCGGTTTAAAATCAATTTCATTCTTTCTCGTCACAACAGCAGTTGCTATCTCTATTGCAGTGACATTTGCACTTATCATCAAACCAGGAACTGGCGGTAACTTTAAAACAGACGGGCTTACGTATGAAGGTGCAAAAACTGAAACATCTTTCGTCGATACATTGCTGAATATTGTGCCAGATAATCCAGCTAAAGCGATGGCTGATGGTAACATGTTACAAATTATTGCCTTTGCTGCATTAATCGGACTCGGTTTAGCTGTTTTAGGAAAACGAGTTCAAGGTATCCATTCATTACTTGAACAGGGCAACGAATTAATGATGTATCTTGTTAATCTCGTTATGAAATTAGCCCCAATTGGAACATTTGGTTTGCTTGCTTCATCCGTTGGTAAAATGGGGCTTGCAGGCGTCGCTGCGATGTTCAAGTATATGATAGTCGTTATGTTAGTACTCATTATTCACGGTGTCTTCATATATGGCGGCTTATTAAAGATATTAGCAAAAGAAAGTATTATTCGTTTCTTTAAACATTTCGGACCAGTAATGGCAATTGGATTTAGTACATCTAGCTCTAATGCATCTCTTCCATTCGCAATGAAAACGGCACAAGAAAAACTTGGAGTTCCAAAAGCGATAAGCTCCTTTGTACAACCACTAGGTGCAACGATTAATATGGATGGCACTGCCATTATGCAAGGTGTGGCAACTGTATTTATCGCTCAAGTGTACGGAGTTGAACTTACATTAGCACAATTAGCCATGGTCGTATTAACTGCTGTACTAGCTAGTATCGGCACTGCTGGTGTACCAGGTGTTGGACTTGTAATGCTTACAATGGTTTTAAATCAAGTAAACCTACCAGTAGAAGGTATTGCTTTAATTATCGGTATTGATCGCATCCTAGATATGTCTAGAACAGCTGTAAATATTTCCGGTGATGCAATTTGCGCAATGATTGTCGCAAAATCAGAAGAAAAATATAATACAGATCAATCGGCAGCATCTTAA
- the uppP gene encoding bacitracin resistance undecaprenyl-diphosphatase, with protein sequence MADWLIGIIMGAVEGLTEFLPVSSTGHMILTGHLLGFDDERAKVFEVVIQLGSILAVVVIFWKRLWSLVGIGKVTDGPSLNLLHIIIGMIPAGILGVLFHSTIKKVLFGPGPVVISLVAGGILMIVAEKFSKPSTARTLDEITYKQAFTIGMFQCLALWPGFSRSGSTISGGLLARVSHTAAAEYTFILAVPMMVAASGLDLIKSWDILSTADIPLFATGFITAFVVAMFAIVSFLKLLARVKLTPFAYYRFILAAVFYFFFIM encoded by the coding sequence GTGGCTGATTGGTTAATTGGAATAATCATGGGTGCTGTTGAAGGTTTAACAGAATTTTTACCAGTTTCATCAACAGGACATATGATTTTAACAGGTCATTTACTTGGATTTGACGACGAGAGAGCGAAAGTTTTCGAAGTTGTTATTCAATTGGGATCGATTTTAGCAGTTGTTGTTATATTTTGGAAGCGTTTATGGTCTTTAGTTGGCATAGGTAAAGTAACAGACGGACCGTCGTTGAATTTATTACATATTATTATTGGGATGATTCCTGCTGGCATACTTGGCGTATTATTCCATAGTACAATTAAAAAAGTTTTATTTGGTCCAGGACCAGTTGTCATTAGCTTAGTAGCTGGTGGTATTTTAATGATTGTTGCTGAGAAATTTTCAAAACCAAGTACAGCAAGAACGTTAGATGAAATCACATATAAACAAGCATTTACAATTGGAATGTTCCAATGTTTAGCGCTTTGGCCAGGGTTCTCTCGTTCTGGATCAACAATAAGTGGTGGTTTATTAGCTCGCGTGTCTCATACAGCAGCAGCTGAATATACGTTCATTTTAGCAGTTCCAATGATGGTGGCTGCAAGTGGTTTAGATTTAATTAAAAGTTGGGATATATTAAGTACGGCTGATATACCGTTATTTGCAACAGGATTTATTACAGCATTTGTTGTTGCGATGTTTGCAATTGTTTCATTCTTAAAATTATTAGCACGTGTAAAACTAACACCGTTTGCTTACTATCGTTTCATTTTAGCTGCGGTATTCTATTTCTTCTTCATTATGTAA